Proteins from one Chloroflexota bacterium genomic window:
- the yqeC gene encoding putative selenium-dependent hydroxylase accessory protein YqeC yields MTFADAIGLQRGDVLALVGAGGKTTLTALLGVELLARGEPVACCATTMTLLPAPGARVRVMFTNREDAAAAIRDALESGQLPWVAGEPSSQRDPACHARDGMVQPIALTDAKVAGAAPADIDRIHAALPDVTLIVEADGARHRWLKAPADYEPQLPASTAILSSVAHLGILGKPLTEEFVHRPERVARILDAPMGTILTPQMVAAILTHPEGGLKGWQPGMRAVPILTLPDADFPTPDDLVQALLENSRVSHVVLAWLGETPWVQAIHRPTPQDSRRPVVGVLLAAGGSSRLGKPKQLLPFGGTTLVEHALDILLRSPVDEVVVVLGAHAEEIAPRLQKPRVRVVLNPRWEQGQSTSLHAALDALPPDCAAMVFVPCDMPWISPELIAEIIATWERTGKPLVATLGGEVRGIPALIAREIFPELKTIPGDQGCRVLIRGDSARVAHVQADPRLLADIDTPEQYQAALEEYHRRRQGEQMQHLKSIRNLIVDMDGVLYRGDAPIPGIVPFFRFLRENRIRFLLATNNSTLTPQEYSEKMARMGVDIPPESILTSGLAAADYLAARYPKGTRVHVIGEAGLRQALASVGFVLADEDVAAVVVGMDRQVTFEKLARATLLIRAGALFVGTNPDKTLPVPEGEIPGNGALLALLEAASGVQPLVIGKPEKHLYEIAMRRLGAPKETTAALGDRLETDILGAERAGLFSIMVLSGVSTREQALTSPHPPNLIFQDVGELTEAWRVLLDGA; encoded by the coding sequence TTGACATTCGCAGATGCCATTGGACTGCAACGCGGCGACGTGCTGGCGCTGGTGGGAGCCGGCGGCAAGACTACCCTCACGGCCCTGCTGGGCGTGGAGTTGCTGGCCCGAGGCGAACCCGTCGCCTGCTGCGCCACGACCATGACCCTGCTGCCCGCGCCCGGCGCCCGCGTGCGCGTGATGTTCACAAACCGCGAGGACGCCGCGGCAGCCATCCGCGACGCGCTGGAATCCGGCCAACTCCCCTGGGTCGCGGGCGAACCTTCGTCCCAACGCGACCCCGCATGCCACGCCCGCGACGGCATGGTTCAGCCCATCGCGCTGACCGACGCCAAGGTCGCCGGCGCCGCCCCCGCGGACATAGACCGCATCCATGCGGCGCTGCCCGACGTAACGCTCATCGTGGAGGCCGACGGCGCGCGCCATCGCTGGCTCAAGGCGCCCGCGGACTATGAGCCGCAACTGCCCGCGTCCACCGCGATTCTGTCGTCGGTCGCGCACCTGGGCATCCTCGGCAAGCCCCTGACCGAGGAATTCGTCCACCGTCCGGAGCGCGTGGCGCGTATCCTGGACGCGCCGATGGGCACAATCCTCACGCCGCAGATGGTGGCAGCGATTCTGACGCACCCAGAAGGCGGACTGAAGGGCTGGCAGCCCGGAATGCGCGCCGTTCCGATCCTCACCCTGCCCGACGCCGATTTCCCGACGCCAGACGATCTCGTGCAGGCGCTGCTGGAAAACAGCCGGGTTTCCCATGTCGTCCTCGCATGGCTGGGCGAAACACCGTGGGTGCAGGCAATCCACCGCCCCACCCCGCAGGACAGTAGAAGGCCGGTTGTCGGCGTCCTCCTTGCCGCTGGCGGCTCCAGCCGCCTGGGTAAGCCCAAGCAACTCCTCCCCTTCGGCGGCACGACGCTGGTGGAGCACGCGCTGGACATCCTGCTCCGCTCGCCCGTGGACGAGGTCGTCGTGGTGCTGGGCGCGCACGCCGAGGAGATCGCGCCACGGTTGCAGAAGCCGCGCGTGCGCGTGGTGCTCAACCCGCGCTGGGAGCAGGGGCAGAGCACTTCGCTCCACGCCGCGCTGGACGCCCTGCCGCCCGACTGCGCCGCCATGGTCTTCGTGCCGTGCGACATGCCCTGGATCTCGCCCGAACTCATCGCGGAGATCATCGCGACGTGGGAGCGGACGGGCAAGCCGCTTGTGGCCACGCTCGGCGGAGAGGTGCGCGGCATTCCGGCGCTCATCGCGCGCGAGATCTTCCCCGAACTGAAGACCATTCCGGGCGACCAGGGGTGCCGCGTCCTGATTCGGGGAGATTCCGCCCGCGTGGCGCACGTTCAAGCCGACCCGCGCCTGCTGGCCGACATTGACACGCCCGAGCAGTATCAAGCGGCGCTGGAAGAATACCATCGCAGACGACAAGGAGAGCAAATGCAACACCTGAAGTCCATCCGCAACCTCATCGTGGACATGGACGGCGTGCTGTACCGCGGCGACGCGCCGATTCCGGGCATCGTGCCATTTTTCCGATTCCTGCGCGAGAACCGCATCCGCTTTCTCCTCGCCACCAACAACTCCACGCTGACCCCGCAGGAGTACTCGGAGAAAATGGCGCGCATGGGCGTGGACATCCCGCCCGAATCCATTCTGACGTCGGGGCTGGCCGCCGCGGACTATCTCGCGGCCCGCTACCCCAAGGGGACGCGCGTCCACGTGATCGGCGAGGCCGGCCTGCGCCAGGCGCTGGCGTCCGTGGGGTTCGTGCTGGCCGACGAGGATGTGGCGGCCGTGGTGGTCGGCATGGATCGCCAGGTAACCTTTGAGAAACTTGCGCGGGCCACGCTTCTCATTCGGGCAGGTGCGCTGTTCGTCGGCACAAATCCCGACAAGACGTTGCCCGTGCCCGAGGGCGAAATCCCCGGAAACGGCGCTCTGCTGGCCCTGCTGGAGGCCGCAAGCGGTGTGCAGCCCCTCGTCATCGGCAAGCCCGAAAAGCACCTGTACGAAATCGCCATGCGGCGGCTCGGCGCTCCGAAGGAGACAACGGCCGCCCTGGGAGATAGGCTGGAGACGGACATCCTGGGCGCCGAACGCGCCGGGCTGTTCTCCATCATGGTACTATCGGGCGTATCCACCCGCGAGCAGGCCCTGACCTCGCCGCATCCGCCCAACCTGATCTTCCAGGATGTCGGCGAACTGACGGAAGCGTGGCGCGTGTTGCTGGACGGGGCATAG
- a CDS encoding endonuclease/exonuclease/phosphatase family protein has protein sequence MHRRGTAWHRWALLAIAVAAAGATFLLNVSRPGPLARVGEGESAPMPATLTVATLNLWHDYPRYSRQAERLQAATLALRDLSPHVVCLQEASRTPVVAHAARQLANGLGISGVYARANGNRALIRFEEGEAILVRGALANAAWRELSPTAGFFEHRLAVWGTVDTEAGPVVVFSTHITNKRGAVNVAQIRALVDIVERERRGLPAVVAGDFNADEPAPQIQALPAPWRDAFRAARPDALGVTSIDSNRRIDYIFLVDGDGVRWHVLDADTFGGEDISDHRGVWARATLVPNR, from the coding sequence ATGCATCGGCGAGGCACGGCCTGGCACAGGTGGGCGCTGCTCGCGATCGCCGTCGCAGCAGCGGGCGCAACGTTCCTGCTCAACGTCAGTCGGCCCGGGCCGCTGGCCCGTGTCGGCGAAGGTGAGTCCGCCCCCATGCCCGCCACCCTCACCGTCGCCACCCTCAACCTGTGGCACGACTACCCGCGCTACTCCCGACAGGCCGAACGCCTCCAGGCGGCGACCCTGGCGCTGCGCGACCTGTCGCCCCATGTGGTGTGCCTGCAAGAAGCCTCGCGCACGCCTGTCGTGGCCCACGCAGCCCGCCAATTGGCCAATGGCCTTGGCATCTCCGGCGTGTACGCCCGCGCCAACGGCAACCGCGCGCTCATCCGTTTTGAGGAGGGCGAGGCCATCCTGGTGCGCGGCGCGCTGGCCAACGCCGCGTGGCGCGAACTGTCGCCCACCGCCGGCTTCTTTGAGCATCGGCTGGCCGTCTGGGGCACGGTGGACACCGAAGCGGGACCGGTTGTCGTCTTCAGCACGCATATCACCAACAAGCGAGGCGCGGTCAACGTCGCGCAAATCCGCGCACTCGTGGACATCGTGGAGCGCGAACGGCGAGGACTGCCTGCGGTCGTGGCGGGCGACTTCAACGCCGACGAGCCCGCGCCCCAGATACAGGCGCTGCCCGCCCCCTGGCGCGACGCCTTCCGCGCGGCCCGGCCTGACGCGCTGGGGGTCACCAGCATAGATTCAAACCGGCGGATTGACTACATCTTCTTGGTGGATGGCGATGGCGTGCGCTGGCACGTTCTGGACGCCGACACCTTCGGCGGCGAGGACATCTCGGACCACCGAGGCGTGTGGGCGCGGGCCACTCTCGTGCCGAATCGGTAA
- a CDS encoding EamA family transporter: protein MIPSRSRVGPPLPTALAEALVVVVVWGSSFVLVKAGLRYAGPLTLAGLRYTAAFVILLPFALRRNTRPRSRGVWVRLALIGLCAYTVGNGCLFWGLQYLPSTTSSFLMSLVPLLVLGFGILWLREYPTRVQVIGLAVCLAGCGVFFAPGLRAGEPLGLAVTGLGLAAFAVFGILGREVARDGTAGTLALTAFPLGFGGIALLPLALAVEGAPRMAAPGVWIVLWLALVNTAAAYLLYNHALQTLTALEMNLLLNLSPFATALIALLTLGERLQAVQYVGMGVAIVGVALAQWRRNARPAPPEAV, encoded by the coding sequence ATGATTCCGTCCCGATCGCGCGTTGGGCCGCCTCTCCCCACTGCCCTGGCCGAGGCGCTGGTCGTGGTGGTGGTTTGGGGCTCGTCGTTCGTGCTTGTGAAGGCGGGGCTTCGCTACGCCGGGCCGCTGACGCTGGCGGGCCTCCGGTACACGGCCGCGTTTGTGATTCTACTCCCGTTCGCGCTGCGCCGCAACACGCGCCCGCGTTCGCGCGGCGTGTGGGTGCGGCTGGCGCTCATCGGCCTGTGCGCCTATACCGTCGGAAACGGATGCCTCTTCTGGGGGTTGCAGTACCTGCCTTCTACCACGAGTTCGTTCTTGATGAGCCTGGTGCCGCTGCTGGTGCTGGGGTTCGGCATCCTGTGGCTTCGGGAGTACCCGACCCGCGTGCAGGTGATCGGGCTGGCCGTGTGCCTGGCGGGGTGCGGGGTGTTCTTCGCGCCCGGACTGCGGGCGGGCGAGCCGCTGGGGTTGGCGGTTACGGGGCTGGGCCTGGCGGCGTTCGCCGTGTTCGGGATTCTGGGCCGAGAGGTGGCGCGCGACGGAACCGCGGGCACGTTGGCGCTCACGGCTTTCCCGCTGGGGTTCGGTGGCATCGCGCTGTTGCCGTTGGCGCTGGCCGTGGAAGGCGCGCCGCGAATGGCCGCCCCTGGGGTCTGGATTGTCCTCTGGCTGGCGCTGGTCAACACGGCGGCGGCCTATCTGTTGTACAATCACGCGCTTCAGACGCTGACGGCGCTGGAGATGAATCTGCTGCTGAACCTATCGCCGTTCGCCACGGCGCTGATCGCGCTGCTGACGCTGGGCGAGCGCCTGCAGGCGGTGCAGTACGTGGGTATGGGCGTGGCGATCGTGGGCGTGGCACTGGCGCAGTGGCGGCGCAACGCCCGGCCCGCGCCGCCCGAGGCGGTGTAG
- a CDS encoding carbon-nitrogen hydrolase family protein, whose amino-acid sequence MSEITVACVQMSPRLGEVGENLVRMTEFIEKIRGEHDVDLIVFPELCTTGYECGVRFTELAERIPGPTTNLMSQRASEFEVHLAFGMVVKEKVESIIYNAAILIGPDGEILGDYRALHPKGEERLAFRPGYRLPVFDTGIGRIGLMLGWDLAFPEVARSLALDGAELLLALANWEKPNQEEWKAYALARAMENASFLAAANRIGEEYTYAFFGESVILGPRGQVLAIMDEETEGYCVARINLDDVRRTREELQIMQCRQPQAYRSIVRRY is encoded by the coding sequence ATGAGCGAGATCACCGTCGCCTGCGTCCAGATGTCGCCCCGACTGGGCGAGGTTGGCGAGAACCTGGTTCGGATGACCGAATTCATTGAGAAGATTCGCGGCGAGCACGACGTGGATCTCATCGTATTCCCGGAACTGTGCACCACGGGCTACGAATGCGGCGTCCGATTCACCGAACTGGCCGAGCGCATCCCCGGCCCCACCACCAACCTCATGAGCCAGCGCGCCTCCGAGTTTGAGGTGCATCTCGCCTTCGGCATGGTGGTCAAAGAGAAGGTGGAAAGCATCATCTACAACGCGGCCATCCTCATCGGGCCCGACGGCGAGATCCTGGGCGACTACCGCGCCCTGCACCCGAAGGGCGAGGAGCGGCTGGCCTTCCGCCCTGGCTATCGCCTTCCCGTCTTTGACACGGGCATCGGGCGCATCGGCCTCATGCTGGGCTGGGACCTGGCGTTTCCCGAGGTGGCGCGGTCGCTGGCGCTGGACGGTGCAGAACTTCTCCTCGCGCTGGCCAACTGGGAGAAGCCCAACCAGGAGGAGTGGAAGGCGTATGCCCTGGCGCGGGCGATGGAAAACGCATCGTTCCTGGCAGCGGCCAACCGCATCGGCGAAGAGTACACCTACGCCTTCTTCGGCGAGAGCGTCATCCTCGGCCCCCGCGGGCAAGTGCTCGCCATCATGGACGAGGAAACCGAGGGATACTGCGTCGCCCGCATCAACCTGGACGACGTGCGGCGCACCCGCGAGGAATTGCAAATCATGCAATGCCGCCAACCCCAGGCCTACCGCAGCATCGTGAGGAGGTACTGA
- the ltaE gene encoding low-specificity L-threonine aldolase — protein sequence MQRIIDLRSDTVTHPTPAMREAMYRAEVGDDVMGEDPTVNRLQEMAAERMGKEAALFVASGTMGNLICILAQCGRGDEVIMGDKAHTFLFEAGGPSVLGGVHVRTVRNGDDGTVDPAEVEAAVRADNVHFPRSRLVVLENTHNRCGGAVLTRAQMDPIVAVARKHNLNAHLDGARIFNAAVALGVDARTLAEPFDTVSFCLSKGLSAPVGSLVCGTREFVREATRLRKVLGGGMRQAGIIAAAGIVALEQMVDRLADDHANARRLAEGLAEMGVFDIRPDRVQSNILIFGLATRRFTPQQLVARCAQDGLKFQAIEGGQFRMVTHYGIEREDIDRALRILTDAIRDLNR from the coding sequence ATGCAGCGCATCATTGACCTTCGTAGCGACACCGTAACCCACCCCACCCCCGCCATGCGCGAGGCCATGTACCGCGCCGAGGTGGGCGACGACGTCATGGGCGAGGACCCCACCGTCAACCGCCTCCAGGAGATGGCCGCCGAACGCATGGGCAAGGAGGCGGCCCTGTTCGTCGCCAGCGGCACCATGGGCAACCTCATCTGCATCCTGGCCCAGTGCGGCCGCGGCGACGAAGTGATCATGGGCGACAAGGCCCACACGTTCCTCTTTGAGGCGGGTGGCCCGTCGGTGCTCGGTGGAGTGCACGTGCGCACCGTGCGGAATGGCGACGACGGCACGGTGGACCCCGCCGAGGTGGAAGCCGCCGTGCGCGCCGACAACGTGCACTTTCCGCGCAGCCGCCTAGTCGTGCTTGAAAACACGCACAACCGATGCGGGGGAGCGGTGCTCACTCGCGCGCAGATGGACCCCATCGTCGCGGTTGCGCGCAAGCACAACCTCAACGCGCACCTGGACGGCGCTCGCATCTTCAACGCCGCCGTGGCCCTGGGCGTGGACGCCCGCACCCTCGCCGAACCCTTTGACACGGTCAGTTTCTGCCTGTCCAAGGGGCTATCCGCGCCGGTCGGGTCGCTGGTCTGCGGTACCCGCGAGTTTGTACGCGAAGCCACGCGCCTGCGCAAGGTGCTTGGCGGCGGGATGCGCCAGGCGGGCATCATCGCCGCGGCGGGCATCGTGGCGCTGGAGCAGATGGTGGACCGCCTCGCCGACGACCACGCCAACGCGAGGCGGTTGGCCGAGGGCCTCGCCGAGATGGGCGTCTTTGACATCCGCCCGGACCGCGTCCAGAGCAACATCCTCATCTTTGGCCTGGCCACCCGGCGGTTCACGCCGCAGCAACTGGTGGCCCGATGCGCGCAGGACGGCCTGAAATTCCAGGCCATTGAGGGCGGCCAGTTCCGCATGGTTACGCACTACGGGATAGAGCGCGAGGACATAGACCGGGCCTTGCGCATCCTCACAGACGCCATACGCGACCTGAATCGCTAG